In Streptomyces caniferus, one DNA window encodes the following:
- a CDS encoding TetR/AcrR family transcriptional regulator, which produces MSDETVHENGRGTGETTPTPGTRRPGGRTARTRAAVRDAVLAGLTEHGYPGLTVEYVAAHSGVHKTTLYRRWKDVEGLLADALDLAGEDSWTPPDTGSLEGDLRALAREVVVSFTDPAVAASGSAMIAAAFHSERAAVALRDYYAERFARCEVLVERAVERGELPATPGSAPDTPEAGPPHSASGTTAAGAIDAGALARAVSAPLFFRLFITREPVDDALADQAAAAALAAARAGAFTTGSTAGTSPGAAS; this is translated from the coding sequence TTGTCTGACGAGACGGTGCACGAGAACGGGCGCGGGACCGGTGAGACCACGCCCACCCCCGGCACCCGGCGTCCGGGCGGCCGTACCGCCCGTACCCGTGCCGCCGTCCGCGACGCCGTACTGGCCGGGCTCACCGAGCACGGTTATCCGGGCTTGACCGTCGAATACGTCGCGGCCCACTCCGGGGTGCACAAGACGACGCTGTATCGCCGCTGGAAGGACGTGGAGGGCCTGCTGGCGGACGCCCTCGACCTCGCGGGCGAGGACAGCTGGACCCCACCCGACACCGGGTCCCTGGAAGGTGATCTGCGCGCTCTGGCCCGCGAGGTCGTCGTGTCCTTCACCGACCCCGCGGTAGCCGCGTCGGGCTCCGCGATGATCGCCGCCGCCTTCCACTCGGAGCGGGCGGCCGTGGCGCTGCGTGACTACTACGCCGAGCGGTTCGCGCGCTGCGAGGTACTCGTCGAGCGGGCCGTCGAGCGCGGGGAATTGCCGGCGACGCCGGGCTCCGCGCCCGATACCCCGGAAGCCGGCCCGCCACATTCCGCTTCCGGCACCACCGCAGCCGGTGCCATCGACGCCGGCGCACTCGCCCGCGCCGTCTCCGCGCCGCTCTTTTTCCGCCTGTTCATCACCCGGGAGCCGGTGGACGACGCCCTCGCGGACCAGGCCGCGGCGGCCGCACTGGCCGCGGCCCGCGCCGGGGCGTTCACCACCGGGAGTACGGCCGGCACCTCCCCCGGCGCCGCCTCCTGA
- a CDS encoding YdbC family protein, translating into MLVKWIRLTVVDRRGFERGQRKWAGLLGEPGFRGQGGGWSRGRPGVAHLVAFWESRAFYDSFMARSHDRLAAAQAGMFKDAQVRLFEHEFDVKVGFRPSFADVDVLRLAHCQVRQDRVDHFMLMQEKVWNPAMAGSPGMLRGMLGRAPGEEFLVLSMWQSAAERGKYRPERVERLALRAQIAADVRAIAGDVVQLEPSWTV; encoded by the coding sequence GTGCTGGTCAAGTGGATTCGCCTCACCGTTGTGGACCGTCGAGGGTTCGAGCGGGGGCAGCGGAAATGGGCGGGGCTGCTGGGTGAGCCGGGGTTCCGAGGGCAGGGCGGGGGGTGGAGCCGTGGGCGGCCGGGCGTGGCGCATCTGGTGGCCTTCTGGGAGAGCCGGGCCTTCTACGACTCCTTCATGGCGCGCTCCCACGACCGGCTGGCGGCCGCCCAGGCCGGCATGTTCAAGGACGCCCAAGTGCGGCTCTTCGAGCACGAGTTTGATGTGAAGGTGGGCTTCCGTCCGTCGTTCGCCGACGTGGATGTGCTGCGGCTGGCGCACTGCCAGGTGCGCCAGGACCGGGTGGATCACTTCATGCTGATGCAGGAGAAGGTCTGGAACCCCGCCATGGCGGGTTCGCCGGGAATGCTGCGGGGGATGCTGGGACGGGCTCCGGGGGAGGAGTTCTTGGTGCTGTCGATGTGGCAGTCGGCGGCCGAGCGGGGGAAGTACCGGCCCGAACGGGTGGAGCGGCTGGCGCTGCGGGCCCAGATAGCCGCCGATGTCAGGGCGATCGCGGGCGATGTGGTGCAGCTCGAACCGTCGTGGACGGTGTGA
- a CDS encoding TetR/AcrR family transcriptional regulator, whose protein sequence is MPKQVDHESRRRQIADAVCQLADESGLEGVTLRDVAGRAQVSMGAVQRCFGTKEEMLVFALGQIGERVATRVSARLTASPAQSARTALGHAATEVSLVHEEHRAEARVWLAFVAQAAVSPPLAGILRTNYAHLQVLFARLIAEASDTPDPDRAARTLLALADGLTTHVLIGHLSPAEALDVLDGQLRRLWNERAH, encoded by the coding sequence ATGCCCAAGCAGGTCGACCACGAGAGCCGGCGCCGGCAGATCGCCGATGCCGTGTGCCAACTCGCCGACGAGAGCGGGCTGGAGGGCGTCACACTCCGCGACGTGGCGGGCCGCGCGCAGGTGTCCATGGGGGCCGTCCAGCGCTGCTTCGGCACCAAGGAGGAGATGCTGGTCTTCGCGCTCGGCCAGATCGGCGAGCGGGTCGCCACACGGGTGTCGGCCCGGCTCACCGCATCGCCCGCCCAGTCGGCCCGTACAGCGCTGGGGCACGCGGCGACCGAGGTGTCGCTGGTCCACGAGGAGCACCGCGCCGAGGCACGGGTCTGGCTGGCCTTCGTGGCACAGGCCGCGGTCAGTCCGCCGCTGGCCGGAATTCTGCGCACCAACTACGCACACCTGCAGGTGCTGTTCGCGCGGCTGATCGCCGAAGCCTCCGACACCCCCGACCCGGACCGCGCGGCCCGCACCCTCCTCGCCCTGGCCGACGGCCTCACCACCCACGTCCTGATCGGCCACCTCTCCCCCGCCGAGGCGCTGGACGTCCTGGACGGCCAGCTCCGCCGCCTCTGGAACGAGCGGGCGCACTGA